From Tripterygium wilfordii isolate XIE 37 chromosome 16, ASM1340144v1, whole genome shotgun sequence, one genomic window encodes:
- the LOC119981109 gene encoding uncharacterized protein LOC119981109 — protein MADDLNLSMKLLIDPKGRRVLFAEAGKDAVDFLFSILSLTLGSVASCKNPLWSIGNLYQSIEDLKDLHMISKKNIDFLVNPVLITCPTTTANSNSPLRLLSADQSSQTKKSYYKCPANYGYSNCRTYVTLDPKSLCPQCSTTMSSPLSLVSPRNEGSSSSSSSSSSSSSSSYFESGFVKDRVTYMIMDDLVVKPMSTISSITLFNRLNLKEMGALEEKTVTLTVDKVGKLLKAALQTKKVLTNVFFEEKIVVEEEKSLESVD, from the exons ATGGCTGATGATCTGAACTTGAGCATGAAGCTTCTGATAGACCCCAAAGGCCGCAGGGTCCTGTTTGCCGAAGCAGGTAAGGATGCTGTTGATTTTCTATTCAGCATTCTTTCATTGACTCTTGGTAGTGTCGCAAGTTGTAAAAATCCGCTGTGGAGCATTGGGAATCTGTACCAGAGCATTGAAGATTTGAAGGATCTGCATATGATTTCCAAAAAAAACATCGACTTTCTTGTGAACCCAGTGCTAATCACATGCCCTACTACTACTGCAAATTCTAATTCCCCTCTAAGGTTACTGAGTGCTGATCAATCATCACAAACAAAGAAATCCTACTACAAGTGTCCTGCTAACTATGGTTACAGTAATTGTCGTACATATGTGACTCTTGATCCCAAATCCCTTTGTCCACAATGCTCGACGACGATGTCCTCTCCCCTGAGCCTTGTTTCTCCGAGAAATGAAGGGTCTTCGTCGTCCTCGtcgtcctcctcctcctcctcttcttcttcttattttgagAGTGGTTTTGTGAAGGATCGTGTGACTTATATGATAATGGATGATCTGGTGGTGAAGCCTATGTCTACTATTTCTAGCATTACTTTGTTTAACAGGTTAAATCTCAAAGAAATGGGTGCTCTTGAAGAGAAGACTGTCACTCTCACTGTTGATAAG GTTGGGAAGTTGCTGAAGGCCGCGTTGCAGACTAAGAAAGTGCTAACAAATGTTTTCTTTGAAGAAAAGATAGTGGTTGAAGAGGAGAAATCATTGGAGTCAGTTGATTGA
- the LOC119980361 gene encoding uncharacterized protein LOC119980361, producing MADDPKLSMKLLIDHKGRRVLFAEAGKDAVDFLFSSLSLPLGAVASLKNWKDTVWSIGNLYQSVQDLKDLHMIPNEKMDFLVNKVVATYPTTANSNSPPLLLSTDQSSSTEKSYYKCAYFGYSNCRTYVTLDPKSVCPYCSTAMSSPLTLVRPTNEGSSLSSSSSSYFKSGFVKDSVTYMIMDDLVVKPMSTISSITLFNRLNLKEVDALEEKTVNLTIDKGWKLLMAALQTKKVLTNVFFEEKMVVEEEKSLESVE from the exons ATGGCTGATGATCCGAAGTTGAGCATGAAGCTCCTGATAGACCACAAAGGCCGAAGGGTCCTGTTTGCCGAAGCAGGTAAAGATGCCGTTGATTTTCTATTCAGCAGTCTGTCGTTGCCTCTTGGTGCTGTCGCAAGCCTTAAAAATTGGAAAGACACGGTTTGGAGCATTGGGAATCTGTACCAGAGTGTTCAAGATTTGAAGGATCTGCATATGATCCCCAACGAAAAGATGGACTTTCTTGTGAACAAAGTAGTAGCCACATACCCTACTACTGCAAATTCTAATTCGCCTCCACTGTTATTGAGTACCGATCAATCTTCATCAACCGAGAAATCCTACTACAAGTGTGCGTACTTCGGTTACAGTAATTGTCGTACATATGTGACTCTTGACCCCAAATCCGTTTGTCCGTATTGCTCGACGGCGATGTCCTCTCCGCTGACCCTTGTTCGTCCGACCAATGAAGGGTCGTCGTTGTCTTCATCGTCGTCTTCTTATTTTAAGAGTGGTTTTGTAAAGGATAGTGTGACTTACATGATAATGGATGATCTGGTGGTGAAGCCTATGTCTACCATTTCTAGCATTACTTTGTTTAACAGGTTGAATCTCAAAGAAGTTGATGCGCTGGAAGAGAAGACGgtcaatctcaccattgatAAG GGTTGGAAGTTGCTGATGGCCGCGTTGCAGACTAAGAAAGTGCTAACAAATGTTTTCTTTGAAGAAAAGATGGTGGTTGAAGAGGAGAAATCATTGGAGTCAGTTGAGTGA
- the LOC119980363 gene encoding uncharacterized protein LOC119980363: MADPDLSMKLLVDTKGRRILFAEASKDVVDFLFNLLSLPLGTSTRILTPKGMVGGIGNLYQSIEDLKDTYMLPGKSKDSLLKPAIPNKSPLSLTSDQSSEPKSFYRCSNTNYSSCRQYVTRDPKANCPNCKSAMAASATYVDSVNEVSSSAEGGFVKGVVTYMIMDDLEVKPMSTISGITVLNKFNVKELGSLEEKVINLTIDEGKKLLSAALQSKTVLTDVFFEEKITLD; this comes from the exons ATGGCAGATCCAGATTTGAGCATGAAGCTTTTGGTAGACACCAAAGGCCGCAGGATCCTATTCGCTGAAGCCAGTAAGGACGTAGTTGATTTTCTCTTCAACTTACTCTCCCTGCCTCTAGGTACTAGTACAAGAATTCTGACACCGAAAGGAATGGTGGGTGGCATTGGAAATCTGTACCAGAGCATAGAGGATCTGAAAGACACATATATGTTGCCTGGAAAAAGCAAAGACAGTCTTTTGAAgccagcaattccaaacaagtCTCCTCTCTCGTTGACGAGTGACCAATCGTCGGAACCGAAATCGTTTTATAGGTGTTCCAACACCAATTATAGCAGCTGTCGCCAGTATGTGACTCGTGACCCAAAAGCCAATTGTCCGAATTGCAAGTCCGCCATGGCGGCTTCGGCGACCTATGTTGATTCAGTGAATGAAGTGTCATCCTCTGCTGAAGGTGGGTTTGTGAAAGGAGTGGTGACTTACATGATTATGGATGATCTGGAGGTGAAGCCCATGTCGACTATCTCTGGTATTACCGTGTTGAACAAGTTCAATGTGAAGGAACTCGGTTCTCTAGAAGAGAAAGTTATTAACTTGACAATTGATGAG GGTAAGAAATTGCTGAGTGCTGCTCTGCAATCTAAGACAGTGCTAACAGATGTTTTCTTTGAAGAAAAGATCACATTAGACTGA
- the LOC119980364 gene encoding SKP1-like protein 1A — protein sequence MSSAKKIVLLSSDGEKFEVDEAVARQAQVLKNMIEDGCADDVIPLPVAKAKTLALVFQYCKKHVEDKDAKEELDSFDAEFMKIDTTTLYHLITTANYLEVKGLMELCCQTVANSIKGKSVEAMREMFHIRNSDFTPEEEEEIRNTNPWAFD from the coding sequence ATGTCGAGCGCAAAGAAGATCGTGTTGTTGAGTTCCGATGGGGAGAAATTCGAGGTAGACGAAGCGGTAGCACGGCAGGCTCAGGTCTTGAAGAACATGATAGAGGACGGTTGCGCCGATGATGTGATTCCTTTACCCGTCGCGAAAGCCAAGACACTCGCTCTGGTATTCCAGTATTGCAAAAAGCATGTGGAAGACAAGGATGCGAAGGAAGAACTCGATTCGTTCGACGCCGAGTTCATGAAGATTGACACCACCACTCTGTATCATCTAATTACGACTGCAAATTACCTGGAAGTTAAGGGCTTGATGGAATTGTGCTGTCAAACTGTTGCGAATTCGATCAAGGGAAAGTCGGTGGAGGCGATGCGCGAGATGTTTCACATCAGGAATAGCGATTTCACTCccgaggaagaagaggaaattCGGAACACGAATCCATGGGCATTCGATTGA
- the LOC119980362 gene encoding uncharacterized protein LOC119980362, with translation MDDDPFLSLKLLMDHKSRMVLFAEASKDVVDFLFSILSLPLGAVASYQNPRQMAWSIGNLYRSMEDLRDLHMIPNKNIDFLVNGVVVTYPTDTTSSESPPMLLSTAEQSSPTKKSYYKCAANSGYSNCRSYVTLDPKSICPYCSTTMSSPLTLVSPTNEGSSSSSFEGGFVKGGVSYMIMDDLVVKPMSTISSIALFDRLNLKEVDALEEKTVNLTIDKVEKLLRASLQTKNVLNYVFFKERWCDRHQYT, from the exons ATGGATGATGATCCGTTCTTGAGCTTGAAGCTCCTGATGGACCACAAAAGCCGAATGGTCCTCTTTGCTGAAGCAAGTaaagatgttgttgattttctattcaGCATTCTGTCATTACCTCTCGGTGCTGTGGCAAGCTATCAAAATCCGAGACAAATGGCGTGGAGCATTGGGAATCTGTACCGGAGTATGGAAGATTTGAGGGATTTGCATATGATTCCCAACAAAAACATAGACTTTCTCGTGAACGGAGTAGTAGTCACGTACCCTACTGATACTACAAGTTCTGAATCGCCTCCAATGTTACTGAGTACTGCTGAACAATCATCACCAACCAAGAAATCCTACTATAAGTGTGCTGCTAACTCCGGTTACAGTAATTGTCGTTCATATGTGACTCTTGACCCCAAATCCATTTGTCCGTATTGCTCCACGACGATGTCCTCTCCCCTGACCCTTGTTTCTCCGACCAATGAAGGGTCGTCGTCGTCTTCTTTTGAGGGTGGTTTTGTGAAGGGGGGTGTGAGTTACATGATAATGGATGATCTGGTGGTGAAGCCTATGTCTACTATTTCTAGCATTGCTTTGTTCGACAGGTTGAATCTCAAAGAAGTGGATGCTCTTGAAGAGAAGACTgtcaatctcaccattgatAAG GTTGAGAAGTTGCTGAGGGCCTCGTTGCAGACCAAGAATGTGCtaaattatgttttctttaaagAAAGATGGTGCGATCGGCATCAATACACTTGA
- the LOC119980360 gene encoding uncharacterized protein LOC119980360 — translation MDDDPNLSMKLLIDHKGRRVLFAEAGKDVVDFLFNILSLPLGAVASYQNPKDMVWSIGNLYQGVDDLNDLHMISNKNVDFLMNPVVITCRTTTANSKSPLMLLSTDYSDPSSSTKKYYYKCANFCYSNCRTYVTLDPKSVCPYCSTTMSSPLTLVSPTNDWSSSSSSSSFESGFVKDCVTYMIMDDLVVKPMSSISRITLFNRLNLKEVGALEEKTVNLTFDKVGKLLKASLQTKKVLTNVFFEEKMVVEEEKSLESVE, via the exons ATGGATGATGATCCGAACTTGAGCATGAAGCTCCTGATAGACCACAAAGGCCGAAGGGTCCTGTTTGCCGAAGCAGGTAAAGATGTTGTTGACTTTCTATTCAACATTCTGTCATTACCTCTCGGTGCTGTCGCAAGTTATCAAAATCCGAAAGACATGGTGTGGAGCATTGGGAATCTGTACCAGGGTGTTGACGATTTGAATGATCTGCATATGATTTCCAACAAAAACGTGGACTTTCTTATGAACCCAGTAGTAATCACATGCCGTACCACCACAGCAAATTCCAAGTCGCCTCTAATGTTACTGAGTACTGATTATTCTGATCCATCTTCATCAACCAAGAAATACTACTACAAGTGTGCTAACTTCTGTTACAGTAATTGTCGTACATACGTGACTCTTGACCCTAAATCCGTTTGTCCATATTGCTCGACGACAATGTCCTCTCCCCTGACTCTTGTTTCTCCGACCAATGACTGGTCGTCGTCCTCATCCTCGTCTTCTTTTGAGAGTGGTTTTGTGAAGGATTGTGTGACTTATATGATAATGGATGATCTGGTGGTCAAGCCTATGTCTAGTATTTCTAGGATTACTTTGTTTAACAGGTTGAATCTCAAAGAAGTGGGTGCTCTTGAAGAGAAGACTGTCAATCTCACTTTTGATAAG GTTGGGAAGTTGCTGAAGGCCTCGTTGCAGACTAAGAAAGTGCTAACAAATGTTTTCTTTGAAGAAAAGATGGTGGTAGAAGAGGAGAAATCATTGGAGTCAGTTGAGTGA
- the LOC119980965 gene encoding uncharacterized protein LOC119980965, with amino-acid sequence MDTGLKLSMKLLIDPKGRRVLFAEAGKDVVDFLFSILSLPLGAVATLQNPKALVYGVGNLYQSIEDLRDLHMIPNKNIDSLVDRVRVTYANTSNSPPILLSTGKSPPTKKSYYKCAANNGNRNCGTYVTLDPKSRCPCCSKTMSSPLTLVGSTSSSSSSSVEGGFVKGGVTYMITDDLLLKPMSTLSTVTLISSLNLKDVGALKEKTVRLTMDNVGKLLRASLQTKNVLTTAFFEEKMVVKEEKSFGVRSC; translated from the exons ATGGATACTGGTCTGAAGTTGAGCATGAAGCTTCTGATAGACCCCAAAGGCCGCCGGGTCCTGTTTGCCGAAGCAGGTaaagatgttgttgattttcttttcagCATTCTATCGTTGCCTCTTGGTGCTGTCGCAACCCTTCAAAATCCGAAAGCTTTGGTGTATGGAGTCGGGAATCTGTACCAGAGTATTGAAGATTTGAGGGATCTGCATATGATTCCCAACAAAAACATCGATTCTCTTGTGGACCGAGTAAGAGTCACATACGCTAATACCTCTAATTCGCCTCCGATTTTACTGAGTACTGGTAAATCACCACCAACAAAGAAATCCTACTATAAGTGTGCTGCTAACAACGGTAACAGGAATTGTGGTACGTATGTGACTCTTGACCCTAAATCCCGTTGTCCGTGTTGCTCGAAGACGATGTCCTCTCCCCTGACCCTTGTTGGGTCGACGTCGTCgtcctcctcttcctctgttGAGGGTGGTTTTGTTAAGGGTGGTGTGACTTACATGATAACGGATGATCTGTTGCTGAAGCCTATGTCTACTCTTTCTACCGTTACTTTGATTAGCAGCTTGAATCTCAAAGACGTAGGTGCTCTTAAGGAGAAGACGGTCAGGCTCACCATggataat GTTGGGAAGTTGCTGAGGGCCTCGTTGCAGACTAAGAATGTGCTAACGACTGCTTTCTTTGAAGAAAAGATGGTGGTTAAAGAGGAGAAATCATTTGG GGTAAGAAGTTGCTGA
- the LOC119980966 gene encoding uncharacterized protein LOC119980966 yields MADLNLSMKLLIDRKGRRVLFAEAGKDAVDFLFSILSLPLGSVASCQNPVWSIGNLYQSIEDLRDLRMIPNKNIDSLVQLVRVEEPTTTNSPPFLLRTAVQSSPIEKPYYKCDDSRYGICRTYVTLDPKFPCPYCSATMSCPLTLVGWSSPSSSSSSSSVEGGFVQAGVTYMITDDLLVKPMSTLSTVTLISRLNLKEVGVIEEKTVNLTIDNVRNLLRASLETKNALTTIFFEE; encoded by the exons ATGGCTGATCTGAACTTAAGCATGAAGCTTCTGATAGACCGCAAAGGCCGCAGGGTCCTGTTTGCCGAAGCAGGTAAAGATGCTGTTGATTTTCTATTCAGCATTCTTTCATTGCCTCTTGGTAGTGTCGCAAGTTGTCAAAATCCGGTGTGGAGCATTGGGAATCTGTACCAGAGCATTGAAGATTTGAGGGATCTGCGTATGATTCCCAACAAAAACATCGACTCTCTTGTGCAGCTAGTAAGAGTGGAAGAACCTACTACTACTAATTCGCCTCCATTTTTACTGCGTACTGCTGTTCAATCATCACCAATCGAGAAACCTTACTATAAGTGTGATGACTCCCGTTACGGTATTTGTCGTACGTATGTGACTCTTGACCCCAAATTCCCTTGTCCGTATTGCTCGGCGACGATGTCCTGTCCCCTGACCCTTGTTGGGTGGTCGTCGccgtcgtcttcttcttcttcttcttctgttgaGGGTGGTTTTGTGCAGGCGGGTGTGACCTACATGATAACGGATGATCTGTTGGTGAAGCCTATGTCTACTCTTTCTACCGTTACTTTGATTAGCAGGTTGAATCTCAAAGAAGTGGGTGTTATTGAAGAGAAGACGgtcaatctcaccattgatAAT GTTAGGAACTTGCTGAGGGCCTCATTGGAGACTAAGAATGCGCTAACAACTATTTTCTTTGAAGAATAG
- the LOC119980967 gene encoding uncharacterized protein LOC119980967: MDDDLNLSMKLLIDPKGRRVLFAEAGKDVVDFLFSILSLPLGAIGTLQNPKALGHSIGNLYQSIEDLRDLHMIPNKNIDSLVERVRFTYPTSTNSPPVLLFTDKSPPTKKSYYKCAANSGYRSCGTYVTLDPKYRCPCCSMTMSSPLTLVGSSSSCSIEGGFVKGGVTYVITDDLLVKPMSTVSSITLISSLNLKDVGSLEEKTVSLTSDKVGKLLRASLQTKNALSTVFFEEKIVVKEENH, encoded by the exons ATGGATGATGATCTGAACTTGAGCATGAAACTTCTGATAGACCCCAAAGGCCGCAGGGTCCTATTTGCCGAAGCAGGTaaagatgttgttgattttctattcaGCATTCTGTCGTTGCCTCTTGGTGCTATCGGAACCCTTCAAAATCCGAAAGCATTGGGGCATAGCATTGGGAATCTGTACCAGAGCATTGAAGATTTGAGGGATCTGCATATGATTCCCAACAAAAACATCGATTCTCTTGTGGAAAGAGTAAGATTCACATACCCTACTAGTACTAATTCGCCTCCGGTTTTACTGTTTACTGATAAATCACCACCAACCAAGAAATCCTACTATAAGTGCGCTGCGAACTCCGGTTACAGGAGCTGTGGTACATATGTGACTCTTGACCCTAAATACCGTTGTCCGTGTTGCTCGATGACGATGTCCTCTCCCCTGACCCTTgttggttcttcttcttcttgttctattGAGGGTGGTTTTGTGAAGGGGGGTGTGACTTACGTGATAACGGATGATCTGTTGGTGAAGCCTATGTCTACTGTTTCTAGCATTACTTTGATTAGCAGCTTGAATCTCAAAGATGTCGGCTCTCTTGAAGAGAAGACGGTCAGTCTCACCAGTGACAAG GTTGGGAAGTTGCTGAGGGCCTCATTGCAGACTAAGAATGCGCTATCAACTGTTTTCTTTGAAGAAAAGATTGTGGTTAAAGAGGAGAATCATTAG